Proteins from one Macrobrachium rosenbergii isolate ZJJX-2024 chromosome 14, ASM4041242v1, whole genome shotgun sequence genomic window:
- the LOC136845985 gene encoding uncharacterized protein, whose amino-acid sequence MPSQDPQNQPKYVLVIGKTTRQITQASKALEQNNTKAASSTLKFSCKMKVPQASVEESAKQVPLPKNKPRSVSLHDGLVQSTTHVSLPDVAFSENSTASQNVLLQNNTLASSPRYKFTCSMKVPRTITKESNMQAPLPKNKPCGLLFHDGLSPSNPQVILPGVASSDNSLMFQNIPEQNNVQAALPKNKFSCSMPSQDPQNHLKCVPLLLKPTQQITQASKESTELVSLDIAGKFQQWRTTLSTHPVDRRDGQDVKENKSLKSGETPSESDCVSLSLSNACSSNSEKNISIMKPHVDNNILQLKASTKDVIENEEVSYEQEVSSITGFDTDEVLVTYECIRNANKYIDVVCHVCASVVSVEKMLSMHLLFGHLKCKNCDLEVAGCSMMKTCFYRNSFCRGNKQQGKHDFTVWCSDVIEYILYHLKKDLIIKNFCKYDRNIPVCDNDLYSELQDYVGKLAILRKCCPWNSALHECDQYILSQKMSRKIYSVSNANTHPTDSAIENRRKADLLSFQDSRSLELICKKNETVKDFERDKAEFVRVTRKRGGPCLAVRDWDFPKDKRYLKISITGKHFSCPEECPECYFAICPSRFIMKVNDFTLKYTCVECHLPIFFVFEPDEEKYKKRKRVK is encoded by the coding sequence ATGCCTTCTCAGGACCCACAAAATCAGCCAAAATATGTCCTGGTGATTGGAAAAACTACCCGGCAGATTACACAAGCTAGTAAAGCGCTAGAACAAAATAACACAAAGGCAGCTTCATCTACATTAAAATTTTCTTGCAAGATGAAGGTACCTCAGGCTAGTGTAGAAGAAAGTGCCAAGCAGGTACCTTTACCTAAGAATAAGCCTCGTAGTGTGTCATTGCATGATGGTCTAGTTCAAAGTACTACACATGTAAGTTTACCTGATGTGGCTTTTTCTGAAAACAGTACAGCATCCCAGAATGTTCTACTACAAAATAATACACTGGCTTCTTCACCCAGGTATAAGTTTACTTGCAGTATGAAAGTACCTCGGACTATTACAAAAGAAAGTAACATGCAGGCACCTTTGCCCAAGAATAAGCCTTGCGGTTTACTATTTCATGATGGCTTATCTCCAAGTAATCCACAGGTAATTTTACCTGGTGTTGCTTCTTCAGATAATAGTCTAATGTTCCAGAATATTCCAGAACAAAATAATGTACAGGCAGCTTTACCCAAGAATAAGTTCTCTTGCAGTATGCCTTCTCAGGACCCACAAAATCATTTGAAATGTGTCCCTTTGTTACTAAAACCTACCCAGCAGATTACACAAGCTAGTAAAGAAAGTACAGAGTTAGTATCCTTAGATATTGCTGGAAAATTTCAGCAATGGAGAACTACACTGTCCACCCATCCTGTTGACAGGAGAGATGGGCAagatgtaaaggaaaataaatctttaaaatcagGAGAGACACCATCTGAATCAGACTGTGTATCCCTTTCTTTAAGTAATGCTTGCTCAAGTAATAgtgaaaagaatatttcaataATGAAACCACATGTAGATAATAATATCCTGCAGTTAAAGGCCAGTACAAAGGACGTGATTGAAAATGAAGAAGTCTCGTATGAACAAGAGGTCAGTAGCATCACTGGTTTTGATACAGATGAAGTATTAGTTACTTATGAATGTATAAGAAATGCTAACAAATATATAGATGTTGTGTGTCACGTTTGTGCTTCAGTCGTCAGTGTTGAAAAAATGTTGAGTATGCATCTTTTATTTGGTCATCTTAAATGCAAGAACTGTGACTTAGAAGTAGCTGGTTGTAGTATgatgaaaacatgtttttatagaaattcattttgtaGAGGAAACAAACAGCAAGGAAAACATGATTTTACAGTTTGGTGCAGTGATGTTATTGAGTATATACTTTATCACCTGAAGAAGGATTTAATAATCAAAAACTTTTGTAAGTATGATAGAAACATCCCTGTATGCGACAATGATTTGTACAGTGAATTACAAGATTATGTTGGAAAACTTGCAATCTTGAGAAAATGCTGTCCTTGGAATTCAGCTTTACATGAATGTGATCAGTACATCTTGTCACAGAAGATGTCaagaaaaatttattcagtaagtAACGCTAATACACATCCCACAGATTCTGCaatagaaaatagaagaaaagcaGATTTGCTGAGTTTCCAAGACAGTCGTTCATTGGAATTGatttgtaagaaaaatgaaactgtaaaagattttgaaagagaTAAAGCTGAATTTGTTAGGGTTACAAGAAAGAGAGGTGGGCCCTGTTTAGCTGTTAGAGACTGGGATTTTCCTAAGGACAAAAGGTATCTGAAAATATCAATCACAGGAAAACATTTTAGCTGTCCAGAGGAATGTCCTGAGTGTTATTTTGCTATATGTCCCTCAAGATTCATCATGAAAGTAAATGACTTTACCCTGAAATATACATGTGTTGAGTGCCATCTccctatattttttgtatttgaaccagatgaagaaaaatataagaaaaggaagagagtaaAGTAA